One window of Vibrio sinaloensis genomic DNA carries:
- a CDS encoding PstS family phosphate ABC transporter substrate-binding protein, translating to MWLTACSALAQQQLEPYQKVPGITGTITSIGSDTLAGMTTLWVEEFKRLYPSVNGQVQASGSSTAPPALTERTAQFGPMSRPMRNREIEAFENEHGYKPTALRVAIDAIGIFVHRDNPIQGLNFTQLDSIFSATLRCGSTEQIKTWSDLGLDYQWARRGIQMFGRNSVSGTYGYFKKHALCGGDFKNSVNEQPGSASVVQSVGSAINTIGYSGVGYQVSDVKLLPIAKQGNNYIEASQRNILTGEYPLSRYLYVYVNKHPLKPLRPIEREFIRFIFSAQGQALVAKDGYVAISPQIAQRELAKVGITD from the coding sequence ATGTGGCTGACTGCGTGTTCTGCCTTGGCCCAGCAGCAACTTGAGCCCTATCAAAAAGTGCCAGGCATTACCGGTACTATCACCAGCATAGGCTCTGATACCTTAGCCGGCATGACGACATTATGGGTTGAGGAGTTCAAACGCCTTTACCCAAGCGTCAATGGCCAAGTCCAAGCCTCAGGCTCCTCAACGGCGCCACCGGCATTAACAGAGCGTACCGCGCAATTTGGCCCAATGAGCCGGCCGATGCGCAATCGCGAAATTGAAGCTTTTGAAAACGAGCATGGGTATAAGCCTACCGCGTTAAGAGTGGCGATCGACGCGATCGGTATTTTTGTTCATCGAGACAATCCGATTCAAGGGCTCAATTTTACCCAGCTCGATAGCATTTTCTCAGCCACATTACGTTGTGGCTCCACTGAGCAGATAAAAACGTGGTCAGACTTAGGGTTGGACTATCAATGGGCGAGGCGCGGTATTCAGATGTTCGGTCGCAACTCGGTGTCGGGGACTTACGGCTATTTTAAAAAACACGCTTTATGTGGCGGCGACTTCAAAAACAGTGTCAATGAGCAGCCGGGGTCGGCTTCGGTGGTGCAGTCTGTTGGCTCTGCCATCAATACCATTGGTTATTCGGGGGTCGGTTACCAAGTCTCTGATGTGAAATTGTTGCCCATTGCTAAGCAAGGCAACAATTACATCGAGGCAAGTCAGCGCAATATCTTAACAGGTGAGTACCCACTATCACGCTATCTCTATGTTTACGTGAACAAGCATCCGCTTAAACCGCTGAGGCCTATTGAGCGAGAGTTCATTCGTTTTATCTTTTCTGCTCAAGGGCAAGCGTTGGTGGCTAAAGACGGTTACGTGGCCATCTCGCCACAGATTGCGCAACGTGAACTGGCTAAAGTCGGTATTACGGATTAG
- the ppx gene encoding exopolyphosphatase — MNQTAEIRDVAAIDLGSNSFHMVVARVVDQDLQLVSRHKQRVRLAAGLDGQKNLDNASIERGLECLAMFAERLQGFDEQNVRIAATHTLRQANNSHIFLQRARDVLPFPIEIIPGVEEARLIYLGVAHTQPESDSKLVIDIGGGSTEIIIGRGFEPELINSKQMGCVSYTQEHFANGKLSKKNFAKATLAAEQRLESIAHRYKKKGWDIAFGSSGTIKAIREVLIGLGYEDGLVTTKRLDKLVAKLCEWSTIDDIELAGLTPERKPVFAAGVAILHAIMASLNITELHFSEGALREGLLFEMEDSFKRSDIRMRTTENLASKHLVDLDHAAKIKGHARELFQQIHKEVGIKKSSQLVDLLEWSALLHEVGLSISLQAFHRHSTYILRHTYMPGFNREQQQVLAMLVRFQRKALKLNEMEEFSLYDKDDVINLIRVLRIAIILNGQRNEEPIDTPSLTIDGDNWTLSSNDPQWLDDNKLLHADFLTEQAYWQNAGWQLDLEPLPNP; from the coding sequence ATGAACCAAACTGCGGAAATACGTGATGTCGCCGCCATCGACCTAGGGTCTAACAGCTTCCACATGGTGGTGGCACGCGTGGTCGATCAAGATTTACAACTGGTCAGTCGCCACAAACAGCGGGTGCGACTTGCTGCCGGTTTGGATGGACAAAAAAATCTCGACAATGCCTCCATTGAGCGTGGATTAGAGTGCTTAGCCATGTTTGCCGAGCGCCTGCAAGGTTTTGACGAGCAAAATGTGCGAATTGCCGCTACCCACACCCTGCGTCAGGCCAACAACTCACATATCTTTTTGCAGCGCGCACGCGATGTGCTGCCGTTTCCGATTGAAATCATTCCGGGTGTCGAAGAGGCACGACTCATCTATCTCGGGGTTGCGCACACCCAGCCAGAGTCTGACTCAAAGTTAGTGATTGATATTGGCGGTGGCAGCACCGAAATCATCATCGGTCGTGGCTTTGAGCCTGAGCTTATCAACAGCAAACAGATGGGCTGTGTCAGTTACACCCAAGAGCATTTTGCCAACGGTAAATTGTCGAAGAAGAACTTTGCCAAAGCGACGCTTGCCGCAGAGCAAAGGTTGGAGTCTATCGCTCATCGTTACAAAAAAAAGGGCTGGGATATCGCTTTTGGTTCGTCCGGTACCATTAAAGCTATCCGCGAGGTATTGATTGGCCTTGGCTATGAAGATGGATTGGTCACGACAAAACGACTGGATAAGTTAGTCGCTAAACTGTGTGAATGGAGCACCATCGACGACATCGAGCTGGCCGGTCTGACACCTGAGCGCAAACCCGTCTTTGCTGCAGGAGTCGCGATTCTACACGCCATCATGGCGAGCTTAAACATCACTGAGCTGCACTTTTCTGAAGGGGCGCTGCGCGAAGGGTTACTGTTTGAGATGGAAGACAGCTTCAAACGTTCAGATATCCGTATGCGTACCACAGAAAACCTTGCATCGAAGCACTTGGTTGATTTAGACCACGCCGCCAAAATTAAAGGCCATGCGCGTGAACTGTTTCAGCAGATCCACAAAGAGGTTGGGATCAAAAAAAGCTCACAATTGGTTGATCTGCTTGAGTGGAGCGCGCTGCTACATGAAGTGGGGCTGAGTATCAGTCTACAAGCGTTTCATCGCCACTCTACCTACATTCTTCGCCATACTTACATGCCAGGCTTTAACCGCGAGCAACAGCAAGTTCTCGCCATGCTGGTGCGTTTCCAGCGCAAAGCGCTCAAACTCAATGAAATGGAAGAGTTTAGTCTCTATGACAAGGACGATGTGATTAACTTGATACGGGTTTTGCGTATCGCGATTATTCTCAACGGACAGCGTAACGAAGAGCCCATCGACACTCCAAGCTTAACCATTGACGGTGACAATTGGACATTGAGCAGTAATGATCCCCAATGGCTGGATGACAACAAGTTACTGCACGCCGATTTTCTCACCGAACAAGCCTACTGGCAAAATGCAGGCTGGCAGTTAGATCTCGAGCCGCTGCCTAATCCGTAA
- the phoB gene encoding phosphate regulon transcriptional regulator PhoB: MSRRILVVEDEAPIREMLCFVLEQKGYQAVEAEDYDSAVTKLAEPFPDLVLLDWMLPGGSGINFIKHMKREELTRNIPVVMLTARGEEEDKVRGLEVGADDYITKPFSPKELVARLKAVIRRVTPTALEDVIDVQGLKLDPVSHRVTANDEPLDMGPTEFKMLHFFMTHQERVYSREQLLNNVWGTNVYVEDRTVDVHIRRLRKALEAAGHDKLIQTVRGAGYRFSTKA; the protein is encoded by the coding sequence ATGTCTAGAAGGATTCTAGTTGTTGAAGACGAAGCGCCAATCCGTGAAATGTTATGCTTTGTTTTAGAACAGAAAGGTTATCAAGCGGTTGAAGCAGAAGACTACGACAGCGCGGTAACAAAACTGGCTGAACCCTTCCCTGATCTAGTATTACTAGATTGGATGTTGCCTGGCGGCAGCGGTATTAATTTTATCAAACATATGAAGCGTGAAGAGCTTACCCGAAATATTCCAGTGGTGATGCTGACTGCGCGTGGTGAAGAAGAAGATAAAGTCCGTGGACTTGAAGTGGGCGCGGATGACTACATCACTAAACCTTTCTCACCAAAAGAGTTGGTGGCACGCCTTAAAGCGGTGATTCGCCGCGTAACGCCAACGGCACTGGAAGATGTGATTGATGTGCAAGGGCTGAAGCTAGACCCTGTATCGCATCGAGTGACGGCCAATGATGAACCATTGGATATGGGCCCAACCGAATTTAAGATGCTGCACTTCTTTATGACCCACCAAGAGCGCGTGTACAGCCGTGAACAACTGCTCAACAACGTTTGGGGCACCAATGTTTATGTGGAAGACCGAACGGTGGATGTACACATTCGTCGCCTGCGCAAAGCGCTTGAAGCGGCGGGGCACGATAAGCTGATTCAAACGGTGCGCGGTGCAGGCTACCGTTTTTCAACCAAAGCCTAG
- the ppk1 gene encoding polyphosphate kinase 1 translates to MSTEKLYIEKELSWLSFNERVLQEAADKQVPLIERIRFLGIFSNNLDEFYKVRFADVKRRILINQERGGNDNSKHLLTKMQTKALKLNERFDELYAELIREMARRRIFLVNETQLSEAQQKWVIKYFRREVLPHITPLLMRDDIDVLEFLKDEYAYIAVELKHQQQNQYALIEIPTDHLPRFVTVPEQKGKRRKTIILLDNIIRYCLDELFSGFFDYDELNGYAMKMTRDAEYDLSHEVDHSLLEQMSEGLSQRLTAMPVRFVYQRDMPQEMLSFLCDKLQISNYDSLIPGGRYHNFKDFIAFPNMGRDYLENKPLPPMQCADFDGFANKFDAIRAQDILLYYPYHTFEHISELVRQASFDPKVIGIKINIYRVAKDSRLMNSLIDAVHNGKSVTVVVELQARFDEEANIEWSRVLTEAGVEVVFGAPGLKIHSKLLLISRRENEEIVDYAHIGTGNFHEKTARIYTDFSLLTADPELTREVRNVFGYIENPYRPVRFNHLIVSPRNSRKQLYRLIDNEIANAKLGKKAALTVKINNLVDKGLVNKLYGASASGVEIKMIIRGMCSLVPGIEGVSDNIKIISIVDRFLEHPRVIIAHNDGDPAVYISSADWMTRNLDYRIEVAAPVRDPRLKQRIIDIINIHFTDTVKARWIDKEMSNSYVPRGNRKKVRSQIAIYDYLKNVEKQTKNQKRKQPLTSEQPDQSLN, encoded by the coding sequence ATGAGTACAGAAAAACTGTATATCGAAAAAGAACTTAGTTGGCTGTCATTCAATGAACGCGTGTTGCAAGAAGCCGCGGATAAACAGGTGCCGTTAATTGAAAGGATTCGATTCCTTGGCATATTTTCCAACAACTTAGATGAGTTTTACAAAGTCAGGTTTGCCGATGTCAAACGACGCATTCTTATCAATCAAGAGCGTGGCGGCAACGACAACTCTAAGCACTTGTTGACCAAAATGCAGACCAAGGCGCTAAAACTCAACGAACGTTTTGACGAGTTGTACGCCGAACTGATCCGTGAAATGGCGCGGCGACGCATATTTTTAGTCAACGAAACCCAGTTGAGCGAAGCCCAGCAAAAATGGGTGATCAAATATTTTCGCCGTGAAGTCCTGCCGCACATCACCCCACTGCTGATGCGTGACGATATCGACGTGCTCGAGTTCCTTAAAGATGAATACGCCTATATCGCGGTCGAACTCAAACATCAACAGCAAAACCAGTATGCCCTGATTGAGATCCCAACCGACCACTTGCCTCGATTCGTCACCGTTCCCGAGCAAAAAGGCAAAAGACGTAAAACCATCATCTTGCTCGATAACATCATTCGTTACTGTTTAGACGAATTGTTCAGTGGCTTTTTTGACTATGACGAACTCAACGGCTACGCGATGAAAATGACACGCGACGCCGAGTATGACTTAAGTCATGAAGTGGACCACAGTCTACTTGAGCAAATGTCAGAAGGCTTGAGCCAACGTTTGACCGCCATGCCAGTGCGCTTTGTGTATCAAAGAGATATGCCACAAGAAATGCTGAGTTTTCTGTGCGATAAATTACAAATTTCTAACTATGACAGCTTGATTCCTGGCGGTCGCTATCACAACTTCAAAGACTTTATCGCTTTTCCCAATATGGGCCGGGACTACCTAGAAAACAAACCGCTGCCCCCGATGCAATGTGCAGATTTTGACGGATTTGCCAACAAATTTGATGCCATCCGCGCCCAAGATATCCTGCTGTATTATCCTTACCATACCTTCGAGCACATTAGTGAGCTGGTCCGCCAAGCCTCATTTGACCCAAAAGTTATCGGGATCAAAATCAATATCTATCGTGTCGCCAAAGATTCGCGTTTGATGAACTCTCTGATTGACGCGGTGCACAATGGCAAAAGCGTCACCGTTGTGGTTGAGCTGCAAGCACGCTTTGACGAAGAGGCCAATATCGAGTGGTCTCGGGTGCTAACCGAGGCTGGCGTTGAAGTGGTGTTTGGCGCTCCCGGTTTGAAAATTCACTCTAAGTTGCTGCTAATAAGCCGCCGTGAGAACGAGGAGATTGTCGACTACGCCCATATCGGTACAGGTAACTTTCATGAAAAAACCGCACGAATTTATACCGATTTCTCGCTACTCACCGCCGATCCCGAGCTGACCCGTGAAGTGCGCAATGTGTTCGGCTACATCGAGAACCCCTACCGTCCGGTGCGCTTCAATCATTTGATTGTCTCGCCGCGTAACTCTCGTAAGCAGCTGTACCGACTGATCGACAACGAAATTGCCAACGCAAAACTAGGCAAAAAAGCGGCGCTAACTGTCAAAATCAATAACTTGGTTGATAAAGGCTTGGTCAACAAACTCTATGGGGCCAGCGCTTCTGGGGTTGAGATCAAAATGATTATTCGTGGCATGTGCTCCTTGGTACCAGGCATCGAAGGGGTCAGTGACAACATCAAAATCATCAGTATTGTTGACCGATTTTTAGAGCACCCTCGAGTGATTATTGCCCATAATGACGGCGATCCTGCGGTGTACATTTCCTCGGCCGACTGGATGACGCGCAATCTCGATTACCGCATCGAAGTGGCTGCTCCGGTTCGTGATCCACGCCTTAAACAGCGCATTATTGATATCATTAACATCCACTTTACCGATACAGTAAAAGCCAGATGGATCGATAAAGAGATGAGCAACAGTTACGTCCCGCGCGGCAATCGCAAGAAAGTTCGCTCACAAATCGCGATTTACGACTATCTTAAAAATGTGGAAAAACAAACCAAGAATCAAAAACGTAAACAACCACTGACCAGCGAGCAGCCAGATCAGTCATTAAATTAG
- the phoR gene encoding phosphate regulon sensor histidine kinase PhoR: MVERLTWKKLAWELAFFYTPWVIVGWIFGHMPWLLLAATVLQLVWHLHNQMRLSAWLWDEKRLTPPSGSGNWESLFNGIYRLQQRQRKKRKELTNLIRRFRNGAESLPDAVVVFRAEGNIVWCNKLAQHLLGFKWPDDSGQPISNLIRTPDFIKYLSKKNFSEPLEMRSPLNVERMLELRIVPYTEGEHLMVVRDVSQLKQLEGMRRNFFANVSHELRTPMTVLQGYLEMTEDPDMVVGPMWTKAHGVMTEQLNRMNSLVNQLLTLSKIEAAPMHELDEVVNVPAMLEVLEKEAVSLSGEAEHKLRFEVDKELRVLGDDDQLRSAISNLVYNAVKYTPAGADIRVRWYHTSQGAHLEVEDSGDGIEPQHLHRLTERFYRVDKARSRDTGGSGLGLAIVKHALSHHDSHLEIHSEVGVGSKFSFVLPSRLVVK, encoded by the coding sequence GTGGTAGAACGGTTAACTTGGAAAAAGCTAGCCTGGGAGCTGGCTTTTTTTTACACCCCTTGGGTGATTGTTGGTTGGATTTTCGGTCATATGCCGTGGTTGCTGTTAGCGGCCACGGTTTTGCAGCTTGTATGGCATCTGCACAATCAAATGCGTCTCTCCGCTTGGTTGTGGGATGAAAAACGCTTAACCCCACCTTCTGGCAGTGGTAACTGGGAGTCGCTGTTTAACGGCATCTATCGTTTGCAACAGCGCCAGCGTAAAAAACGCAAAGAGCTGACTAACTTAATTCGTCGCTTCCGCAACGGTGCCGAATCGCTCCCGGATGCGGTGGTGGTGTTTCGCGCCGAAGGGAATATTGTCTGGTGCAACAAGCTCGCCCAGCACCTACTTGGTTTCAAATGGCCTGATGACTCCGGCCAGCCAATCTCAAACTTGATTCGCACCCCTGATTTTATCAAATACCTAAGTAAGAAAAACTTTTCAGAGCCGCTGGAGATGCGCTCACCGCTCAACGTTGAGCGAATGCTCGAACTGCGGATCGTTCCCTACACTGAAGGCGAGCATCTGATGGTGGTTCGTGATGTAAGCCAGCTCAAGCAGCTAGAAGGGATGCGTCGTAACTTCTTCGCCAATGTCTCTCACGAATTGCGCACGCCGATGACGGTATTGCAAGGCTACCTTGAAATGACTGAAGACCCGGATATGGTTGTCGGCCCGATGTGGACCAAAGCCCACGGCGTGATGACTGAGCAGCTTAACCGGATGAACAGCTTGGTGAATCAGTTGTTGACCTTGTCCAAGATTGAAGCGGCACCGATGCATGAACTGGATGAAGTTGTCAATGTCCCGGCCATGCTTGAAGTGCTGGAAAAAGAAGCCGTCAGCTTAAGTGGCGAGGCTGAGCACAAGCTGCGTTTTGAAGTGGATAAAGAGCTGCGCGTATTGGGCGATGATGATCAGTTACGCAGTGCGATTTCCAACTTGGTGTACAACGCAGTTAAGTATACGCCTGCTGGAGCGGATATCCGTGTCCGCTGGTATCACACCTCTCAAGGTGCCCACCTTGAAGTCGAAGATAGTGGTGATGGTATAGAGCCGCAGCATTTACATCGTTTAACCGAGCGTTTTTATCGGGTTGATAAGGCCCGCTCGCGGGATACCGGCGGCAGTGGATTAGGGCTGGCTATCGTTAAACATGCTCTGTCTCACCATGACTCGCATCTTGAAATTCACAGTGAAGTCGGCGTTGGTAGTAAGTTTTCGTTTGTGCTGCCATCTAGGCTGGTGGTGAAATGA